The Microcoleus sp. bin38.metabat.b11b12b14.051 genome includes a window with the following:
- a CDS encoding saccharopine dehydrogenase NADP-binding domain-containing protein, whose amino-acid sequence MTNRVLIVGGRGRIGNSVAQDIVTHTDAEVTITGRDPNGSLSPELPPDRSHYLALDLADSAALHQAVAASNLVVHCAGPFHYRDAGVLKTCIEAGVNYTDVSDSRSFTRRALELRETAKNAGVTAIINTGIFPGVSNSMVRRDVEQLDSAEQIHLSYVVGGSGGAGVTVMRTTFLGLQMPFDAWIDGKLQQIKPYTDRETIEFPQPYGKTGVYWFDMPEATTLPETFPVKTVITKFGTFPDLYNHLTWFVAKYWPDSWLKNPSVIEFLSYVSYGMTAVSNNFSGVGVAVRSQVTGLKNGHPAKVCSIALHENAAAAAGIGTGSIAQLILEGKLTKPGVWSVEQALSTELFERSMQSRNLNINQEWL is encoded by the coding sequence ATGACAAACCGAGTTTTGATTGTCGGCGGCCGGGGACGAATTGGCAACAGCGTTGCTCAAGACATTGTTACCCACACCGACGCAGAAGTTACTATTACCGGACGCGACCCCAATGGCTCTCTTTCGCCAGAGTTGCCGCCAGATCGATCGCACTATTTAGCTTTAGATTTAGCAGACAGTGCAGCTTTGCACCAAGCGGTTGCAGCCTCTAACCTCGTCGTGCACTGTGCCGGCCCTTTTCACTACCGAGACGCCGGCGTATTGAAAACTTGCATCGAAGCAGGTGTGAATTATACCGATGTCAGTGATAGCCGCAGTTTTACTCGCAGAGCTTTAGAATTGCGCGAAACAGCTAAAAATGCCGGGGTGACAGCAATTATTAACACTGGCATTTTTCCAGGAGTTTCTAACAGCATGGTGCGCCGAGATGTTGAGCAATTAGATAGCGCAGAACAGATCCATTTGAGTTATGTTGTCGGAGGTTCCGGCGGTGCTGGCGTTACCGTCATGCGTACTACTTTTTTGGGTTTGCAAATGCCTTTTGATGCTTGGATTGATGGCAAATTACAGCAGATTAAGCCCTATACCGATCGCGAAACGATAGAATTTCCCCAACCCTACGGCAAAACCGGCGTTTACTGGTTCGATATGCCGGAAGCCACTACTTTGCCCGAAACCTTCCCAGTGAAAACAGTTATTACTAAATTCGGCACTTTTCCCGACCTTTATAATCACTTGACTTGGTTTGTTGCCAAATACTGGCCAGATAGCTGGCTGAAAAATCCCTCGGTGATTGAGTTTTTGTCCTATGTCAGTTACGGGATGACGGCTGTTAGCAATAATTTTAGCGGTGTGGGCGTGGCCGTGCGATCGCAAGTAACCGGTCTCAAAAACGGTCATCCCGCCAAAGTTTGCTCGATCGCCCTACACGAAAATGCCGCCGCCGCTGCGGGCATTGGTACTGGCAGCATCGCTCAATTAATCTTAGAAGGCAAACTGACAAAACCGGGCGTTTGGTCGGTAGAACAGGCTCTATCTACTGAGCTATTTGAACGATCGATGCAGAGTAGAAACCTCAATATTAATCAAGAATGGTTGTAA
- a CDS encoding YgiT-type zinc finger protein gives MFPEREVWNETMIEQRVNYTLELDGNFIIVQNVPARLCVETGERFFSPETVERLQQIIWKGKQPSRTLEVPVYEFV, from the coding sequence ATGTTTCCCGAACGTGAAGTCTGGAACGAAACCATGATTGAACAAAGAGTTAACTATACTCTGGAATTAGATGGAAATTTCATCATTGTTCAAAATGTGCCAGCCAGATTGTGTGTAGAAACAGGAGAGCGTTTTTTCTCACCAGAAACAGTAGAGCGACTACAGCAAATTATCTGGAAAGGAAAACAGCCAAGTCGCACGCTGGAAGTTCCTGTTTATGAGTTTGTGTAA
- the crtO gene encoding beta-carotene ketolase CrtO, giving the protein MQTYDVIIIGAGHNGLVCASYLLKAGYTVLLLEKRSVPGGAATTEAAIPELPDFKFNLCAIDHEFIHLGPVVEELELEKYGLEYLYCDPVVFCPHPDGKYFLAHTSVEKTCAEIARYNERDAKKYAEYTDFWQRALSAMIPMFNAPPKSIIDIAGNYDIAKLKDLFSVIGSPEKTLDFVRTMITSAEDILNEWFDEEFLKAPLARLAAELGAPPSQKTIAIGAIMMAMRHNPGMARPRGGTGALVQALVNLVKTYAGVILTDQHVEKILVDNGRAVGVRVAGGTEYRATKGVISNIDAKRLFLHLMDSSDVDGADPNLRERLERKIVNNNETILKIDLALNEVPKFDRWNHRDEYLMGSVLIADSVKHVEIAHTQPAIGKIPDSDPSMYVVFPTVRDPSMAPPGHHTAWIEFFAPYQIENAEGTGQHGTGWTDELKNKVADRCIDKLAEYAPNIKNSIIGRRVESPAELGERLGALKGNYYHVDMTLDQMIFFRPLPELANYKTPIDGLFLTGAGTHPGGSISGMPGRNTARVFMHSQQPLAQTLADAANSLKSTAKSVFRIN; this is encoded by the coding sequence ATGCAAACGTATGATGTGATTATCATAGGAGCAGGTCACAACGGACTGGTCTGTGCGTCTTATCTCCTCAAAGCCGGATATACTGTTTTGTTGTTAGAAAAACGGTCGGTTCCCGGCGGCGCAGCGACTACCGAAGCAGCAATTCCAGAATTACCAGATTTCAAATTCAATTTGTGCGCGATCGACCACGAATTCATCCATTTAGGGCCAGTCGTAGAAGAATTAGAACTGGAAAAATACGGATTAGAATATCTTTACTGCGATCCAGTAGTCTTTTGTCCGCATCCCGACGGCAAATATTTCTTAGCGCACACTTCCGTAGAAAAAACTTGTGCAGAAATTGCCCGCTACAACGAGCGCGACGCTAAAAAATATGCCGAATATACAGACTTTTGGCAGCGCGCTTTAAGCGCAATGATTCCGATGTTTAACGCGCCTCCAAAATCTATCATTGATATTGCAGGTAACTACGATATTGCCAAACTCAAAGACTTATTTTCAGTCATCGGTTCCCCAGAGAAAACGCTGGACTTTGTACGCACGATGATTACCAGCGCTGAGGATATTCTCAATGAGTGGTTTGATGAGGAATTTCTGAAAGCACCTTTGGCGAGACTCGCGGCAGAGTTGGGTGCGCCTCCTTCACAAAAGACTATTGCGATCGGTGCAATTATGATGGCTATGCGCCACAATCCCGGTATGGCTAGGCCGCGCGGAGGAACGGGTGCATTGGTGCAAGCACTGGTCAATTTAGTGAAAACCTATGCGGGTGTTATACTTACTGACCAGCACGTGGAGAAAATATTAGTTGATAACGGTCGCGCTGTCGGTGTTCGAGTTGCAGGCGGCACCGAATATCGAGCTACCAAAGGTGTCATTTCTAATATTGATGCGAAGCGTTTGTTTCTGCACTTAATGGACTCCAGCGATGTTGACGGTGCCGATCCGAATTTGCGGGAAAGATTGGAGCGCAAAATTGTCAATAACAACGAGACTATTCTGAAAATTGACTTAGCTCTCAATGAAGTACCTAAGTTCGATCGCTGGAATCACCGAGATGAATATTTAATGGGTTCTGTTTTAATTGCTGACTCGGTGAAACACGTCGAAATTGCTCATACCCAGCCCGCGATCGGCAAAATCCCCGATTCCGATCCGTCGATGTATGTCGTGTTTCCGACGGTACGAGACCCCTCAATGGCTCCCCCCGGACATCATACGGCTTGGATTGAATTTTTTGCTCCCTACCAAATCGAAAATGCGGAAGGAACCGGCCAGCATGGTACGGGTTGGACGGATGAGCTGAAGAACAAAGTTGCCGATCGCTGCATTGACAAATTAGCAGAATACGCCCCCAATATCAAAAATTCCATCATCGGGCGCCGCGTGGAAAGTCCGGCCGAATTGGGAGAGCGTTTGGGGGCGCTGAAGGGGAATTATTACCACGTTGACATGACGCTGGATCAGATGATATTTTTCCGCCCGTTACCCGAGTTGGCGAATTACAAAACGCCGATCGACGGTTTGTTCCTCACCGGAGCCGGGACGCACCCCGGCGGCTCGATTTCGGGGATGCCGGGACGCAATACGGCTCGCGTGTTCATGCACTCGCAGCAGCCTTTGGCGCAAACATTAGCAGATGCGGCTAATTCTCTGAAATCGACGGCTAAGTCGGTGTTTCGGATTAATTAA
- a CDS encoding class I SAM-dependent methyltransferase: MVIGHLALSEVEGWSLVISLPTVNCQLSTANCQLPTFNRQLIKMNSNDSKPPLYEMNPLGRFSDRATDYVKYRPSYPAAAIDAILAGLGEPSQLTAADLGAGTGISSRLLAERGVRVLAIEPNAEMRQAAAPHPLVEFRDGTSETTNLPDESLDLVVCFQSFHWFNHILTLPELRRILKPSGRLAVVWNLRDRADALTQGYTQIVKSASHNHPAEQRDRSIDSLLASSDFTDVTSTEFTNRQNLDLAGLIGRAKSSSYIPKSGPQLQKLISDLTELYQAQCGGRGFISLVYNTIVYQGNRTDCQNLY, encoded by the coding sequence TTGGTCATTGGTCATCTCGCCCTGAGCGAAGTCGAAGGGTGGTCATTGGTAATTAGTCTGCCAACTGTCAACTGTCAACTGTCAACTGCCAACTGTCAACTGCCAACTTTCAACAGACAACTAATTAAAATGAATTCAAATGATTCTAAACCGCCACTATACGAGATGAATCCGCTCGGTCGATTTTCCGATCGCGCTACGGATTATGTCAAATACCGCCCGAGTTATCCAGCCGCTGCGATCGATGCGATTTTAGCAGGACTTGGGGAACCTTCACAGTTAACCGCAGCCGATCTCGGTGCAGGTACAGGGATTTCTTCGCGTCTTTTAGCAGAAAGAGGCGTTCGAGTATTAGCGATCGAGCCTAATGCCGAAATGAGACAAGCCGCTGCACCTCATCCTTTGGTAGAGTTTCGAGACGGAACTTCTGAAACCACTAATTTGCCAGACGAATCACTCGATTTAGTTGTTTGTTTCCAGTCTTTTCACTGGTTTAACCATATTTTAACTTTACCCGAATTGCGGCGAATTCTCAAGCCGTCGGGAAGGTTGGCTGTAGTTTGGAATTTGCGCGATCGCGCGGATGCGCTGACACAGGGCTACACTCAAATTGTTAAGAGCGCTTCCCACAACCATCCTGCCGAACAGCGCGATCGCTCGATCGACTCTTTGCTGGCGAGTTCAGATTTTACTGATGTTACATCGACGGAATTTACTAACAGACAAAATCTAGATTTAGCAGGCTTGATTGGACGAGCAAAAAGCTCATCTTATATTCCCAAATCCGGGCCTCAATTGCAGAAACTTATCTCGGATTTAACCGAACTTTATCAAGCTCAGTGTGGCGGGCGTGGCTTTATTTCATTGGTTTACAACACGATAGTTTATCAGGGCAATCGTACTGATTGTCAAAATCTTTATTGA
- a CDS encoding tetratricopeptide repeat protein, with protein MAVHKQSLLVFSTLLVAGFAVAVPHRALSAETPVEVKPQNNSNLDALLRQGRELVDSGDYSRAIAIYQQAARLDAENPRIFSGIAYLQARQGNYQASVEFYQQAIGLEPKNADFQYALGYAMANLQNYPAAAAAYRRATELDRKNVNARLGLGVVLFQQKDYSGAFKAYQEAIALDPKNWQAYSSLGLVLIQQGNFTSAVTVLKQAAKLAPKQAAIQLKLGTALLRSGNTSEGLAAFEEAAKLEPRNPEVQLEIGELLKSQEDFDGALLAYKRAIDVRPNLVEAYAAIGEIQLQKQDFSGAIITFRRVIQLDPDRAEAYYNMGKAFKARDRQSDAIEAFQKALDTYRQQGNNDGAQKAEAALNELK; from the coding sequence ATGGCCGTCCACAAACAAAGTCTCTTGGTTTTCAGCACGCTGTTGGTAGCAGGATTCGCTGTCGCAGTCCCGCATCGGGCGCTCTCAGCAGAAACACCTGTTGAGGTTAAGCCTCAAAATAATTCAAATTTAGATGCTCTACTGCGACAAGGACGCGAGTTGGTAGATTCAGGAGACTACAGTAGGGCGATCGCCATTTATCAACAAGCAGCCCGTTTAGATGCGGAAAACCCTCGTATTTTTTCCGGTATTGCCTATTTACAAGCGCGTCAGGGCAACTATCAAGCCTCAGTCGAATTTTACCAACAGGCGATCGGTCTCGAACCCAAAAATGCTGACTTCCAATACGCCTTAGGATATGCTATGGCGAATTTGCAAAACTATCCCGCAGCCGCCGCAGCTTACCGTCGCGCCACTGAGCTCGATCGCAAAAATGTCAACGCTCGGCTCGGGCTCGGAGTAGTGCTGTTTCAGCAAAAAGATTACAGCGGTGCATTTAAAGCATACCAAGAGGCGATCGCCCTCGATCCGAAAAACTGGCAAGCTTATTCTTCATTGGGTTTAGTATTGATCCAGCAGGGAAATTTTACCAGTGCTGTCACCGTACTCAAACAAGCAGCCAAACTCGCTCCCAAACAAGCCGCCATCCAGTTAAAATTAGGTACTGCTTTGCTCCGCAGTGGCAACACTTCCGAAGGGCTAGCAGCTTTTGAAGAAGCTGCCAAACTAGAGCCGCGAAATCCCGAAGTACAGTTAGAAATTGGCGAACTTCTGAAGTCTCAAGAAGACTTCGACGGAGCACTTTTAGCTTATAAGCGGGCGATTGACGTGCGCCCCAATTTAGTGGAAGCATACGCTGCGATCGGGGAAATTCAGCTACAAAAACAAGATTTTTCAGGAGCGATTATCACTTTTCGGCGAGTGATTCAGCTCGACCCAGACCGAGCAGAAGCTTATTACAATATGGGTAAAGCATTCAAAGCGCGCGATCGCCAATCCGACGCAATTGAAGCTTTCCAAAAAGCCCTCGACACTTATCGCCAGCAAGGCAACAATGACGGCGCACAAAAAGCCGAGGCTGCACTCAATGAACTGAAGTAA
- a CDS encoding YbjQ family protein, which produces MIVTTTDIIQGAEIQSYLGIVTAEVVYGTNALRDFFAGIRDIIGGRTGSYEEVFLKGQRDALAELEKRAQRLGANAVIGVEVDTGTINVDSSGALLLITAVGTAVKLR; this is translated from the coding sequence ATGATTGTAACAACAACTGATATCATCCAAGGAGCAGAAATTCAATCTTACTTGGGAATTGTAACTGCTGAGGTGGTCTACGGCACCAACGCCCTGCGAGATTTCTTCGCCGGCATTCGCGACATCATCGGCGGGCGCACCGGCAGTTACGAGGAAGTGTTTCTCAAAGGACAGCGAGATGCCCTCGCAGAACTCGAAAAACGGGCCCAGCGCTTGGGTGCTAATGCCGTAATCGGGGTGGAAGTTGACACCGGCACGATTAATGTAGACTCTTCGGGGGCTTTGCTGTTGATTACTGCCGTTGGGACGGCTGTCAAATTGCGTTAA
- the metH gene encoding methionine synthase codes for MNSRFLDRLHHPSRPVIVFDGAMGTNLQVQNLTAEDFGGKEYEGCNEYLVHTKPEAVANVHRGFLEAGADVIETDTFGAASIVLAEYDLADKAYYLNKTAAELAKGIAAEFDTPEKPRFVAGSIGPGTKLPTLGHIDFDTLTAAFTEQAEGLYDGGVDLFIVETCQDVLQIKSALNAIEEVFKKKGARIPLMVSVTMEATGTMLVGSDISAALAILQPYPIDILGLNCATGPDRMAEHIKYLSEHSPFVVSCVPNAGLPENIGGHAHYKLTPIELKMALMRFVEDLGVQVIGGCCGTRYDHIRELSEIGTTLKPKIREITWEPSAASIYSAQPYEQENSFLIVGEKLNASGSKKCRDLLNAEDWDGLVAMAREQVREGAHVLDVNVDYVGRDGVRDMKELVSRVVTNATLPLMLDSTEWEKMEAGLKVAGGKCLLNSTNYEDGEPRFYQVLDLAKKYGAGIVIGTIDEDGMARTADQKFAIAQRAYNAAVERGIPASEIFFDTLALPISTGIEEDRKNGKATIESIRRIRQELPGCHVILGVSNISFGLNPAARQVLNSMFLHEAMQAGMDSAIISANKILPIAKIDPQHQEICRKLIYDEREFDGDICVYDPLGDLTTVFAGKTTKRDRTQDENLPVEERLKRHIIDGERIGLDIQLAKALETYPPLQIINTFLLDGMKVVGELFGSGQMQLPFVLQSAETMKAAVAYLEPHMESSESGDNAKGTFIIATVKGDVHDIGKNLVDIILSNNGYRVINLGIKQPVDNIIEAYEKHKADCIAMSGLLVKSTAFMKENLEVFNQRGITVPVILGGAALTPKFVHEDCQNTYKGKVVYGKDAFSDLNFMDKLMPAKSAGNWEDLAGFLDEAENGNGAVKAAKTSAETAVEDAKKADIPVIIDTRRSEAVDANIDRPNPPFWGTKLLSPEEIPFEELFWHLDLQALVAGQWQFRKPKDQSREEYDAFLAETVYPILEEWKHKIITEKLLHPQAIYGYFPCQAEGNSLYVYNPEIMNGGQDAHPTKESGTGILPVTATPAATLTFPRQKSARRMCIADFFAPKESGKIDVFPMQVATVGEVATDYAQKLFANNQYTDYLYFHGLAVQTAEAVAEWTHARIRRELGFAGEEPDNIRDMLAQRYRGSRYSFGYPACPNMADQYKQLDLLKCDRINLYMDESEQLYPEQSTTAIITYHPAAKYFTA; via the coding sequence ATGAATAGCAGATTCCTCGATCGACTCCACCACCCCTCGCGCCCCGTCATCGTCTTCGACGGCGCCATGGGCACCAACCTGCAAGTCCAAAACCTCACCGCAGAAGACTTCGGCGGGAAAGAATACGAAGGCTGTAACGAATATCTCGTGCACACCAAACCGGAAGCCGTCGCCAATGTGCACCGGGGATTTCTCGAAGCAGGCGCCGATGTCATCGAAACAGACACCTTCGGCGCCGCTTCCATTGTGCTTGCGGAGTACGATTTAGCCGACAAAGCTTATTATCTCAACAAAACAGCGGCTGAACTCGCTAAGGGTATCGCGGCCGAATTTGACACGCCAGAAAAACCGAGATTTGTCGCAGGATCGATCGGGCCCGGCACCAAATTGCCAACCTTAGGACACATCGACTTTGACACGCTAACCGCCGCTTTTACCGAACAAGCTGAAGGACTTTATGACGGCGGCGTTGACTTATTTATTGTCGAAACTTGCCAAGATGTGCTGCAAATTAAATCAGCATTAAATGCGATTGAAGAAGTATTTAAGAAAAAAGGTGCGCGGATTCCGTTGATGGTATCAGTCACAATGGAAGCCACCGGTACAATGTTAGTCGGTTCCGACATCAGCGCAGCTTTAGCTATTTTGCAGCCGTATCCGATAGATATTTTAGGATTGAACTGCGCCACCGGGCCCGATCGCATGGCGGAACACATCAAATATCTATCCGAACATTCGCCCTTCGTGGTTTCGTGCGTACCCAACGCTGGTTTACCCGAAAATATTGGCGGCCACGCGCATTACAAACTGACGCCGATTGAATTAAAAATGGCTTTGATGCGCTTTGTCGAAGACTTAGGCGTGCAAGTCATCGGCGGCTGCTGCGGTACTCGCTACGATCACATCCGCGAACTATCAGAAATTGGCACAACTCTTAAGCCTAAAATTCGCGAGATTACTTGGGAACCGTCCGCTGCTTCAATTTATAGCGCCCAACCCTACGAACAAGAAAACTCATTCTTAATTGTCGGCGAAAAACTCAACGCTAGCGGTTCCAAAAAATGCCGCGATTTGCTAAATGCCGAAGACTGGGATGGTTTAGTAGCAATGGCTAGGGAACAAGTGCGAGAAGGCGCGCACGTTCTCGATGTTAACGTTGATTATGTCGGGCGCGACGGCGTGCGCGATATGAAAGAGTTAGTTTCTCGCGTTGTGACTAATGCAACTTTGCCTTTAATGTTGGATTCCACCGAGTGGGAAAAGATGGAAGCAGGATTAAAAGTTGCGGGCGGCAAATGTTTGCTAAATTCTACTAACTACGAAGACGGAGAACCGCGTTTTTATCAAGTTTTAGATTTAGCCAAAAAATACGGCGCGGGAATTGTCATCGGAACGATTGATGAAGATGGGATGGCGCGGACTGCTGACCAAAAATTTGCGATCGCCCAACGTGCATATAACGCCGCCGTCGAAAGAGGAATTCCCGCCTCGGAAATCTTTTTTGATACCCTGGCTTTGCCAATTTCCACGGGGATTGAAGAAGACCGAAAAAACGGCAAAGCTACGATTGAATCGATCCGCCGTATCCGCCAAGAATTGCCGGGATGTCACGTGATTCTGGGAGTTTCTAATATTTCCTTCGGCTTGAATCCGGCGGCGCGACAAGTCTTGAATTCCATGTTTTTGCACGAAGCGATGCAGGCGGGGATGGATTCGGCAATTATCAGCGCGAATAAGATTTTGCCGATCGCCAAAATCGACCCCCAACACCAGGAAATCTGCCGTAAACTGATCTACGACGAACGGGAGTTCGACGGCGATATTTGCGTTTACGACCCCTTGGGCGACCTGACAACGGTGTTTGCTGGCAAAACTACTAAGCGCGATCGGACTCAAGACGAAAACCTCCCCGTCGAAGAACGGCTGAAACGCCACATCATCGACGGCGAACGGATTGGGCTCGACATCCAACTCGCCAAAGCCTTAGAAACCTATCCGCCATTGCAAATTATCAATACTTTCTTGCTAGACGGGATGAAAGTAGTCGGAGAATTGTTCGGATCGGGACAAATGCAATTGCCATTTGTATTGCAGTCAGCAGAAACCATGAAAGCCGCAGTTGCTTATTTAGAACCGCACATGGAAAGTTCCGAATCTGGGGATAATGCCAAAGGCACATTTATCATCGCGACTGTTAAAGGCGATGTTCACGACATCGGCAAAAATCTGGTTGATATTATCCTATCAAACAACGGCTACCGAGTTATAAACTTGGGAATTAAACAGCCAGTTGACAATATCATCGAAGCCTACGAAAAACACAAAGCCGATTGTATTGCGATGAGTGGCTTGCTGGTAAAATCTACCGCATTCATGAAGGAAAATCTGGAAGTATTCAACCAGAGAGGCATCACAGTTCCCGTAATTTTGGGAGGTGCGGCTTTGACTCCCAAGTTTGTGCATGAAGATTGCCAAAATACCTACAAAGGTAAAGTAGTTTACGGCAAAGATGCGTTTTCTGACTTGAACTTTATGGACAAACTCATGCCAGCAAAATCTGCTGGTAACTGGGAAGATTTGGCTGGATTTTTGGATGAGGCTGAAAATGGCAACGGGGCGGTGAAAGCAGCTAAAACTTCGGCAGAGACTGCGGTTGAGGATGCCAAGAAAGCCGACATTCCGGTGATTATTGATACCAGGCGTTCCGAAGCAGTTGACGCAAATATCGATCGCCCGAATCCTCCTTTCTGGGGAACAAAACTCTTATCGCCCGAAGAAATCCCCTTTGAAGAGCTTTTCTGGCACTTAGATTTGCAAGCATTAGTCGCGGGACAATGGCAATTCCGCAAGCCAAAAGACCAATCGCGGGAAGAATACGATGCTTTCTTAGCTGAGACAGTTTATCCAATATTGGAAGAATGGAAACACAAAATCATCACCGAAAAGTTACTGCATCCGCAAGCAATTTATGGGTATTTTCCCTGTCAAGCTGAAGGCAATTCGTTGTATGTGTATAACCCGGAAATTATGAATGGCGGGCAAGATGCCCACCCCACAAAAGAAAGTGGCACAGGCATCTTGCCTGTGACTGCCACACCTGCTGCAACATTGACATTTCCCCGGCAAAAATCTGCGCGCCGGATGTGCATTGCCGACTTCTTCGCACCGAAAGAATCCGGTAAAATTGATGTATTTCCGATGCAAGTAGCGACGGTGGGAGAAGTTGCGACGGACTACGCCCAAAAGCTATTTGCTAACAATCAATATACCGATTATCTCTACTTCCACGGATTGGCGGTACAGACAGCGGAAGCGGTAGCAGAATGGACTCACGCGCGGATTCGCCGGGAATTAGGCTTTGCTGGCGAGGAACCGGACAACATTCGGGATATGCTGGCGCAGCGATATCGCGGTTCGCGCTACAGTTTTGGCTATCCGGCTTGTCCGAATATGGCGGATCAGTACAAGCAACTGGATTTGCTAAAGTGCGATCGAATAAACCTGTATATGGATGAAAGCGAACAACTTTATCCCGAACAATCAACCACCGCAATTATTACCTATCATCCAGCCGCTAAATACTTCACTGCTTAA
- a CDS encoding type II toxin-antitoxin system Phd/YefM family antitoxin, protein MTEGFKAADNSSIAPTILPIALDDCQNSAAGAAVGERRAGSEGFFRLTVEEFCENAIAIIKRVMQKGDRIILQQAGEDIAAIILETEFHKLDYLMEELKPSQFFPDEEAYYENDEAIHCIYPDELVEDIDNILADVNEFDELFGLLPTEEMGENVDIFISVAILMSLDRFWVPDYLMAEQARLKMLS, encoded by the coding sequence ATGACTGAAGGATTTAAGGCTGCTGACAATAGTTCGATCGCACCTACGATTTTACCGATCGCCCTGGATGATTGTCAAAATTCTGCTGCGGGTGCGGCTGTAGGGGAGCGACGGGCGGGATCGGAGGGATTTTTCCGCTTAACTGTGGAGGAATTTTGCGAAAATGCGATCGCCATAATTAAACGAGTGATGCAAAAGGGCGATCGGATTATCTTACAACAAGCCGGGGAAGACATCGCCGCCATAATTTTAGAAACAGAGTTTCACAAACTAGATTATCTGATGGAAGAACTCAAACCATCACAATTCTTTCCTGACGAAGAAGCATATTATGAAAATGATGAAGCAATTCACTGCATTTACCCAGATGAACTTGTAGAAGACATTGATAATATCTTAGCAGATGTCAACGAATTCGACGAATTATTTGGTTTGCTGCCAACTGAGGAAATGGGAGAAAATGTTGATATTTTCATATCTGTAGCCATTTTGATGTCTCTCGATCGATTTTGGGTTCCAGACTACCTGATGGCTGAGCAAGCCAGACTAAAAATGTTATCATAA
- a CDS encoding Uma2 family endonuclease, with the protein MNAQTITPSPPVQQQIIHHESKVVLKGVSWRTFQALLADVGDDRAWRIAYDNGVLEIRRPYQKHEVPVIMLGCFVNAIADELEIEVMHVGALLLEREELKRAIEPDTCFYIQNEALVRSRDIDLQTDPPPDLAVESDYTNSSLNKFAIYAALGVPEIWRYRRQTLEVYQLVDGAYQTVTQSIAFPFLPIAEIP; encoded by the coding sequence ATGAACGCGCAAACAATAACTCCGTCTCCTCCCGTACAACAGCAAATTATCCACCACGAATCAAAAGTTGTTTTGAAAGGCGTTAGCTGGCGAACTTTTCAAGCATTGCTGGCTGATGTCGGAGACGATCGCGCGTGGAGAATTGCCTATGACAATGGAGTGTTAGAAATCAGAAGACCTTACCAAAAACACGAAGTACCTGTAATCATGTTAGGCTGCTTCGTGAACGCCATAGCAGACGAGTTAGAAATTGAGGTTATGCACGTTGGCGCGCTGTTGCTGGAAAGAGAAGAGTTGAAAAGGGCGATCGAACCAGATACCTGTTTCTACATCCAGAATGAAGCTTTAGTCAGAAGCAGAGATATTGACTTGCAAACCGATCCGCCGCCCGATTTAGCGGTAGAATCAGACTACACGAATTCTTCTCTGAATAAATTCGCAATTTATGCCGCTTTGGGAGTTCCAGAAATTTGGAGATACCGCCGCCAAACTCTAGAAGTTTATCAACTGGTAGATGGCGCATATCAGACTGTTACTCAAAGTATAGCTTTTCCATTTTTGCCGATCGCAGAAATACCCTAA